From Polypterus senegalus isolate Bchr_013 chromosome 15, ASM1683550v1, whole genome shotgun sequence, the proteins below share one genomic window:
- the nxph1 gene encoding neurexophilin-1 — protein sequence MQSVCWFAVLLLLPAVYLVTCANATSTRKSELLKSGSPKSTLKHIWTESSKDLSISRLLTQTLHGKENATALDLRYDTPEPYSEQDLWEWLRNSTDLQDPRPRAKRRPIVKTGKFKKMFGWGDFHSNIKTVKLNLLITGKIVDHGNGTFSVYFRHNSTGQGNVSVSLVPPTKIVEFDLAQQTVIDAKDSKSFNCRIEYEKVDKATKNTLCNYDPSKTCYQEQTQSHVSWLCSKPFKVICIYISFYSTDYKLVQKVCPDYNYHSDTPYFPSG from the coding sequence gttACTTGTGCCAATGCTACAAGCACAAGAAAATCAGAACTTCTAAAATCAGGAAGCCCCAAATCGACATTAAAACATATATGGACAGAAAGCAGCAAAGACTTGTCTATTAGCCGACTGCTGACACAGACATTACATGGAAAGGAAAACGCCACAGCTTTGGACCTGAGATATGACACCCCAGAACCTTACTCTGAGCAGGACTTGTGGGAATGGCTAAGAAACTCTACAGATCTTCAGGATCCTCGGCCAAGAGCAAAAAGACGGCCAATTGTTAAAACAGGaaagtttaagaaaatgtttggCTGGGGAGACTTTCACTCCAATATCAAAACAGTCAAGCTCAACTTACTGATAACAGGAAAAATTGTAGATCACGGGAACGGAACTTTCAGCGTCTACTTTCGGCACAACTCCACCGGACAAGGGAATGTATCTGTGAGCTTGGTACCCCCAACTAAGATTGTTGAGTTTGATTTGGCACAACAAACTGTGATAGATGCCAAAGATTCCAAGTCCTTTAACTGCCGAATTGAGTATGAAAAAGTTGACAAAGCAACTAAAAATACACTTTGTAATTACGACCCTTCAAAAACCTGCTACCAGGAGCAGACCCAAAGTCATGTGTCATGGCTCTGCTCCAAGCCGTTTAAAGTAATTTGTATTTACATCTCCTTTTACAGCACTGATTACAAACTAGTGCAAAAAGTGTGTCCAGATTACAATTATCACAGTGACACTCCATATTTCCCATCAGGATGA